In Ooceraea biroi isolate clonal line C1 chromosome 13, Obir_v5.4, whole genome shotgun sequence, a genomic segment contains:
- the LOC105284028 gene encoding ribosomal oxygenase 1 isoform X2, with the protein MSENTEPVSAFSIYKRKSTEQPLSPKKRKSNHSRENKATGQKIVAENAVKDIPKKRQSKQKCTLNVTVKNKDGVVTKAGNLRVFKNNFLPTVKKAQFVQREYKVDETQQLKETVETDSVQRVHKKSKLKKKKVKSKVEKEEDKMNSDNGEAKESPTENYETQGNDSLNHYKDIECDDPENLGNPIESSRKLFEWLISPLKVEDFFADNWESTPVHIQRKDPNYYEHLMSTPLLDQVLREHDVFFNKNIDVTSYIDGERETHNPPGRALPSVIWDYYRNKCSVRMLNPQTFIPQLHALNA; encoded by the exons atGTCGGAGAACACAGAGCCAGTATCAGCTTTCTCCATATACAAACGTAAAAGCACAGAGCAGCCATTAAGTcctaaaaagagaaaaagtaatCATTCGCGAGAGAACAAAGCCACCGGTCAGAAAATTGTTGCGGAGAACGCTGTTAAGGACATACCAAAAAAGCGACAGAGTAAACAGAAGTGCACTTTGAACGTCACTGTAAAGAACAAAGACGGTGTTGTCACCAAGGCTGGTAACTTAAGAGTCTTCAAGAACAACTTCTTACCTACTGTAAAGAAGGCACAGTTTGTACAGAGAGAATATAAAGTCGATGAGACGCAACAGTTGAAAGAAACGGTTGAGACAGACAGCGTTCAAAGggtacataaaaaatcaaaattaaaaaagaagaaagtgaAATCGAAGGTAGAAAAGGAAGAGGACAAGATGAATTCTGACAACGGAGAAGCCAAAGAATCACCAACGGAGAACTATGAGACACAGGGTAATGACAGTTTGAATCATTACAAGGATATAGAGTGCGACGATCCTGAGAACCTTGGCAATCCCATCGAGAGCAGCCGAAAGTTGTTCGAGTGGCTGATCAGTCCCCTAAAAGTGGAAGACTTCTTTGC AGACAATTGGGAGAGTACACCAGTGCACATACAGAGGAAGGACCCCAATTACTACGAGCACCTTATGTCGACGCCGTTACTGGACCAAGTGCTGCGAGAGCACGATGTATTCTTCAACAAGAACATCGATGTCACTTCGTACATCgacggcgagagagagacacacaaCCCCCCCGGCCGTGCTCTTCCGAGTGTCATTTGGGATTATTACCGAAATAAGTGTTCCGTGAGGATGTTGAATCCTCAGACATTCATACCTCAGTTGCACGCGTTAAACG catag
- the LOC105284028 gene encoding ribosomal oxygenase 1 isoform X1, with the protein MSENTEPVSAFSIYKRKSTEQPLSPKKRKSNHSRENKATGQKIVAENAVKDIPKKRQSKQKCTLNVTVKNKDGVVTKAGNLRVFKNNFLPTVKKAQFVQREYKVDETQQLKETVETDSVQRVHKKSKLKKKKVKSKVEKEEDKMNSDNGEAKESPTENYETQGNDSLNHYKDIECDDPENLGNPIESSRKLFEWLISPLKVEDFFADNWESTPVHIQRKDPNYYEHLMSTPLLDQVLREHDVFFNKNIDVTSYIDGERETHNPPGRALPSVIWDYYRNKCSVRMLNPQTFIPQLHALNGKDVVRRSEI; encoded by the exons atGTCGGAGAACACAGAGCCAGTATCAGCTTTCTCCATATACAAACGTAAAAGCACAGAGCAGCCATTAAGTcctaaaaagagaaaaagtaatCATTCGCGAGAGAACAAAGCCACCGGTCAGAAAATTGTTGCGGAGAACGCTGTTAAGGACATACCAAAAAAGCGACAGAGTAAACAGAAGTGCACTTTGAACGTCACTGTAAAGAACAAAGACGGTGTTGTCACCAAGGCTGGTAACTTAAGAGTCTTCAAGAACAACTTCTTACCTACTGTAAAGAAGGCACAGTTTGTACAGAGAGAATATAAAGTCGATGAGACGCAACAGTTGAAAGAAACGGTTGAGACAGACAGCGTTCAAAGggtacataaaaaatcaaaattaaaaaagaagaaagtgaAATCGAAGGTAGAAAAGGAAGAGGACAAGATGAATTCTGACAACGGAGAAGCCAAAGAATCACCAACGGAGAACTATGAGACACAGGGTAATGACAGTTTGAATCATTACAAGGATATAGAGTGCGACGATCCTGAGAACCTTGGCAATCCCATCGAGAGCAGCCGAAAGTTGTTCGAGTGGCTGATCAGTCCCCTAAAAGTGGAAGACTTCTTTGC AGACAATTGGGAGAGTACACCAGTGCACATACAGAGGAAGGACCCCAATTACTACGAGCACCTTATGTCGACGCCGTTACTGGACCAAGTGCTGCGAGAGCACGATGTATTCTTCAACAAGAACATCGATGTCACTTCGTACATCgacggcgagagagagacacacaaCCCCCCCGGCCGTGCTCTTCCGAGTGTCATTTGGGATTATTACCGAAATAAGTGTTCCGTGAGGATGTTGAATCCTCAGACATTCATACCTCAGTTGCACGCGTTAAACGGTAAGGATGTAGTAAGACGTAGcgaaatatga